In a single window of the Streptomyces sp. NBC_00285 genome:
- a CDS encoding mechanosensitive ion channel family protein, translating to MASTLSIDFTQGLNDAWSKVAQFVPKLVAFLIILAIGWFVSKLIARVLDRVLRKVGSERLSERAGTARMLRDSAYDMTGIVCRIVYYALMLITLQLALGVFGSNPVSTMINSIVAWLPRAIVAVVLVVVAMAIANAVRGIVAGALSSVSYGRTVATVMWACIVALGVIAALGQAGIARDVTRPLLYAALATVAGILVVGVGGGMIQPMRQRWERALTTVETESMRARGSMASYQAGREDALRNQPVQERTDLPGRGTDMRGQGGMPGGGTDMRDPDGM from the coding sequence ATGGCCAGCACCCTTTCCATCGACTTCACGCAGGGCCTCAACGACGCCTGGTCGAAAGTCGCCCAGTTCGTGCCGAAACTCGTCGCGTTCCTGATCATCCTGGCGATCGGCTGGTTCGTCTCCAAGCTGATCGCCCGCGTCCTGGACCGCGTCCTGCGCAAGGTCGGCTCCGAACGCCTCTCCGAACGCGCGGGCACCGCCAGGATGCTGCGGGACTCCGCGTACGACATGACGGGCATCGTCTGCCGGATCGTCTACTACGCGCTGATGCTGATCACCCTGCAGCTCGCGCTCGGCGTCTTCGGCTCGAACCCCGTCTCCACGATGATCAACTCCATCGTCGCCTGGCTGCCGCGGGCCATCGTGGCCGTGGTGCTGGTCGTGGTCGCGATGGCCATCGCCAACGCGGTCCGGGGCATCGTCGCGGGCGCCCTGTCGTCCGTCTCCTACGGCCGTACGGTCGCCACCGTGATGTGGGCCTGCATTGTCGCGCTGGGCGTCATCGCAGCCCTCGGCCAGGCGGGCATCGCACGGGACGTCACCCGGCCGCTGCTGTACGCGGCGCTCGCCACGGTCGCGGGCATCCTGGTCGTCGGTGTCGGCGGCGGCATGATCCAGCCGATGCGGCAGCGCTGGGAGCGGGCCCTGACCACGGTGGAGACCGAGTCCATGCGGGCCCGGGGCAGCATGGCCTCCTACCAGGCGGGCCGCGAGGACGCTCTGCGGAACCAGCCGGTCCAGGAGCGCACGGACCTGCCGGGCCGCGGCACGGACATGCGGGGGCAGGGCGGGATGCCGGGCGGCGGCACCGACATGCGGGACCCCGACGGCATGTGA
- a CDS encoding tellurite resistance TerB family protein: MALFDRLKDQAKNLQQQVQGGRGTTGGQGGAASHGSPYGATPAAGSHGSASQGSGSRGGSRAQLVGVLKTQLGSLKTELKSGAYRDASMAMCALVAAADGQVDGSEIQQMESLILGNEVLQNFPPEQLRTRFHKHVDQLTRNFPQGKAEALQDIAKAAKKPTEARAVIQTGIVIAGADGHFSQAEQSVLREACATLGLSPAEFQL, translated from the coding sequence ATGGCACTGTTCGACCGGCTCAAGGACCAGGCCAAGAACCTGCAGCAGCAGGTCCAGGGCGGCCGCGGCACGACCGGTGGCCAGGGCGGCGCTGCGTCTCACGGTTCCCCGTACGGAGCGACGCCCGCCGCCGGATCGCACGGCAGCGCTTCGCAGGGCAGCGGTTCGCGTGGCGGTTCGCGCGCCCAGCTCGTCGGGGTGCTCAAGACACAGCTGGGTTCCCTCAAGACCGAGCTGAAGAGCGGCGCGTACCGGGACGCCAGCATGGCGATGTGCGCGCTGGTCGCCGCCGCGGACGGCCAGGTGGACGGGTCCGAGATCCAGCAGATGGAGTCGCTGATCCTCGGCAACGAGGTGCTGCAGAACTTCCCGCCGGAGCAGCTGCGCACACGCTTCCACAAGCATGTGGACCAGCTCACCCGCAACTTCCCGCAGGGCAAGGCCGAGGCACTCCAGGACATCGCCAAGGCAGCCAAGAAGCCCACCGAGGCGCGTGCGGTGATCCAGACGGGCATCGTCATCGCCGGCGCCGACGGCCACTTCTCCCAGGCGGAGCAGTCGGTCCTGCGCGAGGCTTGCGCGACCCTGGGCCTGTCGCCCGCGGAGTTCCAGCTCTGA
- a CDS encoding DUF6401 family natural product biosynthesis protein — protein MSPLASISSSFAPRFAEFAFEPAFVAAVDQHVAELRERLAANHPGLIPRPPHREDLADYALGFLDALGEIDWREPVGHDYAVCRLTAISWLVTRHDLLG, from the coding sequence ATGTCCCCCCTGGCCAGCATCAGCAGCTCGTTCGCGCCGCGGTTCGCGGAGTTCGCGTTCGAGCCCGCCTTCGTGGCCGCCGTGGACCAGCATGTGGCCGAGCTGCGGGAGCGGCTCGCAGCCAACCACCCCGGGCTGATCCCCCGGCCGCCGCACCGCGAGGACCTCGCCGACTACGCCCTCGGCTTCCTCGACGCGCTCGGCGAGATCGACTGGCGCGAGCCCGTGGGGCACGACTACGCGGTGTGCCGCCTCACCGCCATCAGCTGGCTGGTGACGCGGCACGACCTGCTCGGCTGA
- a CDS encoding helix-turn-helix domain-containing protein, with translation MSERDDPGVIGRRVQQLRVERGLTQKQLAEPAYTPAYISTLEAGRVRPSDDALRHLADRLGVGFEELATGRPARLVTDLRLRLTEAQRTLATGEAEESAAQYSSLLAEADALDLADVRAAALLGLGECAVETGELGAALRYFERSEQALGDDVPLPARAPALRGRAVTHYLTGELRYSVYLLESTIDELNRGGLHDPDALLLLYASVIGPYMDMGAHARAAQAAELALALAPRSGDPALVARMHRSVARTLLAEGRVAEADASLAKAAELYRKLQLRTELANCHWMRGYVYAQNGELERAETELRQALTMLSAKRAALYSSQVAVELADVLHRRGRSDEAAALLHDVLSDFSPERGALHSAAAHRLLGIIAEDARDTEAAEEHYVRALSLLERAGAAGDLADLCRLLGDLLRRTGRVEAALDAYRTGLGHRTAPGTTTLGPAPAQPPL, from the coding sequence ATGTCGGAGCGGGACGACCCGGGTGTCATCGGGCGACGGGTGCAGCAGCTCAGAGTCGAACGCGGGCTGACCCAGAAACAGTTGGCCGAGCCCGCCTACACACCCGCGTACATCTCCACCCTGGAGGCCGGCCGGGTGCGGCCCTCCGACGACGCGCTCCGGCATCTTGCCGACCGGCTCGGCGTCGGGTTCGAGGAGCTGGCGACCGGCCGCCCGGCCCGCCTCGTCACCGATCTGCGCCTGCGGCTCACCGAGGCCCAGCGCACCCTCGCCACCGGAGAGGCCGAGGAGTCCGCCGCGCAGTACAGCAGCCTCCTCGCCGAGGCCGACGCGCTCGACCTCGCCGACGTACGGGCCGCCGCCCTGCTGGGGCTCGGGGAGTGCGCCGTGGAGACGGGCGAACTCGGCGCCGCGCTGCGGTACTTCGAGCGGTCCGAACAGGCACTCGGCGACGACGTACCGCTGCCCGCCCGGGCCCCCGCCCTGCGCGGGCGCGCCGTGACCCACTACCTCACCGGTGAACTCCGCTACTCCGTCTACCTGTTGGAATCGACCATCGACGAACTCAACCGCGGTGGACTGCACGACCCCGACGCCCTGCTCCTCCTCTATGCGAGCGTCATCGGCCCCTACATGGACATGGGCGCCCACGCCCGTGCCGCCCAGGCCGCTGAACTCGCCCTCGCGCTCGCCCCGCGCTCCGGCGACCCCGCCCTCGTCGCCCGGATGCACCGGTCCGTCGCCCGCACCCTGCTCGCCGAGGGCCGGGTCGCCGAGGCCGACGCCTCCCTCGCCAAGGCCGCCGAGCTCTACCGAAAGCTGCAGCTCCGCACCGAACTGGCCAACTGCCACTGGATGCGCGGCTACGTCTACGCCCAGAACGGCGAACTGGAGCGCGCCGAGACCGAGTTGAGGCAGGCCCTCACCATGCTCTCCGCCAAGCGGGCCGCCCTCTACTCCAGCCAGGTCGCCGTCGAACTGGCCGACGTCCTGCACCGGCGCGGCAGGTCCGACGAGGCCGCCGCCCTCCTGCACGACGTGCTCAGCGACTTCAGCCCCGAACGCGGCGCCCTGCACTCCGCCGCCGCCCACCGCCTCCTCGGGATCATCGCCGAGGACGCCCGCGACACCGAGGCCGCCGAGGAGCACTACGTCCGCGCCCTGAGCCTCCTGGAGCGGGCCGGCGCCGCCGGTGACCTGGCCGACCTGTGCAGGCTGCTCGGCGATCTGCTCCGCCGTACGGGACGGGTGGAGGCGGCACTCGACGCGTACCGGACGGGCCTCGGGCACCGTACGGCCCCCGGCACCACCACCCTGGGACCCGCACCCGCACAGCCGCCTCTGTGA
- a CDS encoding permease produces the protein MQNQRTAVADGLRLVAFGLRVLVHVVLGGAALLAVVTVASVLGPMLALDLYTPPVAAWWTVFTAIAVQGVPFLLLGTVVSAAIGAFVPERVLTRLLPRNQALAVPLAGAAGVVLPGCECASVPVAGSLMRRGVAPPAALAFLLSAPAINPVVLVATSIAFPGQPRMVLGRLLASLAVAVVMGWLWARFGREEWLRLPKRSTGTSARGLRAFGAGLQHDFLHAGGFLVLGAAAAATFNLVVPRSILDLFTGSAWLSVLLLAVLAVVLCVCSEADAFVAASLSGFSPTARLAFMVVGPMVDLKLFALQAGTFGRAFAVRFSAVTWVTAVAGSSLVGWWLL, from the coding sequence GTGCAGAACCAGAGGACGGCGGTGGCCGACGGGCTGAGGCTCGTCGCGTTCGGTCTGCGGGTCCTCGTCCATGTCGTCCTCGGCGGGGCCGCGCTGCTCGCCGTCGTCACGGTCGCCTCGGTCCTCGGGCCGATGCTCGCCCTCGACCTCTACACCCCGCCCGTCGCCGCCTGGTGGACCGTCTTCACGGCGATCGCGGTGCAGGGTGTGCCCTTCCTCCTGCTCGGTACGGTCGTCTCCGCGGCGATCGGCGCGTTCGTCCCGGAGCGGGTCCTCACCCGGCTCCTGCCGCGCAACCAGGCCCTCGCGGTGCCGTTGGCGGGCGCGGCGGGAGTCGTCCTGCCGGGCTGCGAGTGCGCGTCCGTGCCGGTGGCCGGGAGCCTGATGCGGCGCGGGGTCGCGCCGCCCGCCGCGCTCGCCTTCCTGCTCTCCGCGCCCGCGATCAATCCCGTGGTGCTGGTCGCGACCTCCATCGCCTTTCCCGGCCAGCCCAGGATGGTGCTGGGACGGCTGCTCGCCTCCCTCGCCGTGGCCGTGGTGATGGGCTGGCTGTGGGCCCGGTTCGGCCGGGAGGAGTGGCTGCGGCTGCCGAAACGGTCGACCGGGACGTCCGCCCGCGGCCTGCGCGCCTTCGGCGCCGGGCTCCAGCACGACTTCCTGCACGCGGGCGGCTTCCTGGTGCTCGGCGCGGCGGCCGCGGCCACCTTCAACCTCGTCGTGCCGCGCTCGATCCTCGACCTCTTCACCGGCTCGGCCTGGCTGTCGGTCCTGCTGCTGGCTGTCCTCGCGGTCGTGCTGTGCGTGTGCAGCGAGGCCGACGCGTTCGTGGCGGCGTCCCTGAGCGGCTTCTCGCCGACCGCGCGGCTGGCGTTCATGGTGGTGGGGCCGATGGTCGACCTGAAGCTGTTCGCCCTCCAGGCGGGGACCTTCGGGCGGGCCTTCGCCGTCCGGTTCTCGGCCGTGACCTGGGTGACCGCCGTGGCCGGCAGTTCGCTCGTCGGGTGGTGGCTGCTGTGA
- a CDS encoding TIGR03943 family putative permease subunit yields the protein MRRYGPCLLLVLVGAAVLRISLLSDLYLRYVQGALRPYLVMSGVLLVLLGTAMAAVRRTGREFPEDEHEHEEGHDEQHEHGHSAAGPRIAWLLTLPALALLLFPPPALGSYSAGREAAQRAAQGVGTFPALPAGDPVELTVGEFGSRAVYDSGRSLKGRTVRMTGFVTHGDGGTWYVTRLVVTCCAADATTAEAEIRGAVDGAPPVDTWVTVTGTWHPEGKLGTDAAWPPVVDAIAVRQVKEPADPYEKR from the coding sequence GTGAGGCGGTACGGCCCCTGTCTGCTCCTCGTCCTCGTCGGAGCGGCAGTACTGCGCATCTCGCTCCTCAGCGACCTGTATCTGCGGTACGTACAGGGGGCGTTGCGGCCGTACCTCGTGATGTCCGGGGTGCTGCTGGTGCTGTTGGGGACCGCTATGGCGGCGGTACGGCGAACGGGCCGCGAATTCCCCGAGGACGAGCACGAGCACGAGGAGGGACACGACGAACAGCACGAACACGGTCACAGCGCCGCCGGCCCCCGCATCGCCTGGCTGCTCACCCTGCCCGCCCTCGCGCTGCTCCTCTTCCCGCCGCCCGCGCTCGGCTCCTACAGCGCCGGGCGGGAGGCGGCGCAGCGGGCGGCCCAGGGCGTCGGGACCTTCCCGGCGCTGCCCGCCGGGGACCCCGTCGAGCTCACCGTCGGGGAGTTCGGCTCGCGGGCGGTCTACGACAGCGGGCGTTCACTGAAGGGCCGTACGGTCCGGATGACCGGGTTCGTGACCCACGGCGACGGCGGCACCTGGTACGTCACCCGGCTGGTCGTCACCTGCTGCGCCGCCGACGCCACCACCGCCGAGGCCGAGATACGGGGCGCCGTGGACGGGGCCCCGCCGGTCGACACCTGGGTCACCGTCACCGGCACCTGGCACCCCGAGGGGAAGCTCGGCACCGACGCCGCCTGGCCGCCGGTCGTGGACGCGATCGCCGTACGGCAGGTGAAGGAGCCGGCGGATCCCTACGAGAAGCGCTGA
- a CDS encoding GAF and ANTAR domain-containing protein translates to MTDTPSAAPPDGPARGEQTLARLQQLQLEADRLDDFLRELVRLASTSLPTPVYCSITLRSENSAHPYTAAASHQLVDQFDQRQYDEGDGPCLRTLRTGTSHHVDDVDGEDRFGSFPDIAREYGLRSMLALPLAPPRQQVAGVLNMYSAEPHGFDLSVREQAVVFAGHASGALGVALKFAGQLQFSLDLQSAIASRTVIDQALGIVMAREGCTAERAFEILTKASQQRNVKLRDLAGDLVQGVSGQPPSVRPLSPRTFPLAGQGH, encoded by the coding sequence GTGACGGACACACCCTCCGCGGCCCCGCCCGACGGGCCGGCACGCGGTGAGCAGACCCTGGCACGACTGCAGCAACTGCAGCTGGAGGCCGACCGGCTGGACGACTTCCTGCGCGAGCTCGTACGGCTCGCCTCGACGTCACTGCCCACGCCGGTGTACTGCTCGATCACTCTCAGGTCGGAGAACAGCGCCCACCCGTACACCGCGGCCGCCAGCCACCAACTGGTGGACCAGTTCGATCAGCGGCAGTACGACGAGGGCGACGGCCCGTGTCTGCGGACCCTGCGGACCGGCACCTCGCACCATGTCGACGACGTCGACGGGGAGGACCGCTTCGGCTCCTTCCCCGACATCGCCCGGGAGTACGGCCTGCGCAGCATGCTCGCGCTGCCGCTGGCACCGCCCCGGCAACAGGTCGCCGGCGTGCTGAACATGTACTCCGCCGAACCGCACGGTTTCGACCTGTCGGTGCGTGAGCAGGCCGTCGTCTTCGCGGGGCACGCCTCGGGCGCGCTGGGCGTGGCCCTGAAGTTCGCGGGCCAGCTCCAGTTCAGCCTGGACCTGCAGAGCGCGATCGCCTCACGGACCGTCATCGACCAGGCTCTCGGCATCGTCATGGCCCGGGAGGGCTGCACCGCGGAGCGGGCGTTCGAGATCCTGACCAAGGCCTCCCAGCAGCGCAACGTGAAACTGCGCGACCTCGCCGGGGACCTCGTCCAGGGTGTCTCCGGGCAGCCGCCCTCCGTACGGCCGCTCTCCCCGCGCACCTTCCCGCTGGCCGGCCAGGGCCACTAG
- a CDS encoding ANTAR domain-containing protein — MAGRCPWPAEARRPHDLLTSLQAAVSAKASVEPAKGLLAEYAGVSFPEALKLLRRHAEKEHRSLTAVARALAERSLDPRDVLEEQLRRS, encoded by the coding sequence GTGGCCGGGCGGTGCCCATGGCCCGCCGAGGCCCGGCGCCCGCACGACCTGCTCACCTCCCTGCAGGCCGCGGTCTCCGCGAAGGCGAGTGTCGAGCCGGCGAAGGGGCTGCTCGCGGAGTACGCGGGCGTCTCGTTCCCCGAGGCGCTGAAGCTGCTGCGCCGGCACGCGGAGAAGGAGCACCGGTCCCTGACGGCCGTCGCCCGCGCCCTGGCCGAGCGCAGCCTGGACCCCCGGGACGTACTGGAGGAGCAGCTGCGCCGGTCCTGA
- the thrS gene encoding threonine--tRNA ligase, protein MYDHRRLGRELDLFDTDPLMGAGLPYWLPDGAVVRHVLEEYVREAERAAGYRHVYSPVLGKRELYEISGHWDHYSEDMFPPMRLGGEEVVLRPSLCPHHALIYRSRSHSYRELPLRMAELGGMYRSEPSGVLGGLTRVRSIQLNDAHIFCTLEQAVEEARAALGLIRRAYDDLGIRASRYRLSLPGDGGKYVSDPHLWDRATALLKEVLDGVGVAYESAEGEAAFYGPKIDVQITDPAGRESTLSTVQIDFHQPERFDLHYIGPDGAKHRPVMVHRSVIGSVERLVAHLVEAHGGAFPAWLAPVQLVVLPVSDAQEEQAHDVVRQALARGIRAELAAPGDGTLAARIRAARLVPYQAVIGEREADADCAAVRLRDGRRPGAVPVHDLLDRIAARDGDRGAELWAAA, encoded by the coding sequence ATGTACGACCACCGCCGACTCGGCCGTGAGCTCGATCTGTTCGACACCGACCCGCTGATGGGCGCGGGGCTGCCGTACTGGCTGCCCGACGGGGCCGTCGTACGGCATGTCCTGGAGGAGTACGTCAGGGAGGCGGAGCGGGCCGCCGGGTATCGGCACGTGTATTCGCCGGTGCTCGGGAAGCGGGAGCTGTACGAGATCTCCGGGCACTGGGACCATTACAGCGAGGACATGTTCCCGCCGATGCGGCTGGGCGGCGAGGAGGTCGTCCTGCGGCCCAGTCTCTGCCCGCACCACGCCCTCATCTACCGGTCCAGGTCGCACAGTTATCGTGAACTCCCGCTTCGGATGGCCGAGTTGGGCGGCATGTACCGGTCCGAGCCGTCGGGCGTCCTCGGCGGTCTCACCCGCGTCCGTTCCATCCAGCTCAACGACGCCCACATCTTCTGCACCCTGGAGCAGGCGGTCGAGGAGGCCCGCGCCGCCCTCGGCCTCATCCGCCGTGCCTACGACGACCTCGGCATCCGGGCGAGCCGCTACCGCCTCTCGCTCCCGGGCGACGGCGGCAAGTACGTGTCCGACCCGCACCTCTGGGACCGTGCCACCGCCCTCCTGAAGGAGGTCCTGGACGGCGTCGGCGTCGCGTACGAGTCGGCCGAGGGCGAGGCCGCCTTCTACGGCCCCAAGATCGACGTACAGATCACCGACCCCGCGGGCCGCGAGTCGACCCTGTCCACCGTCCAGATCGACTTCCACCAGCCCGAACGCTTCGACCTCCACTACATCGGCCCCGACGGCGCCAAGCACCGCCCGGTCATGGTCCACCGCAGCGTCATCGGCAGCGTGGAGCGGCTGGTCGCGCATCTCGTCGAGGCGCACGGCGGCGCGTTCCCGGCGTGGCTCGCCCCGGTGCAGCTCGTCGTCCTGCCGGTGTCCGACGCCCAGGAGGAACAGGCCCACGACGTCGTACGGCAGGCTCTCGCGCGCGGCATCCGGGCCGAACTCGCCGCTCCCGGCGACGGCACCCTCGCCGCCCGCATCCGCGCCGCGCGCCTGGTGCCGTACCAGGCGGTGATCGGCGAGCGGGAGGCCGACGCCGACTGCGCGGCCGTACGGCTGCGGGACGGCCGTAGGCCCGGAGCGGTGCCGGTCCACGACCTGCTGGACCGGATCGCCGCCAGGGACGGTGATCGCGGGGCCGAACTCTGGGCGGCTGCGTAA
- a CDS encoding nucleoside hydrolase, translated as MTGQPIPVIIDCDTGVDDALALLFAVRHPGIDLRAVTCVAGNTDVDGVVRNTLTVLEQAGAGDIPVARGAARPLIEPVRTAQHVHGQDGMGDLGLPAPTRVAVDVDAVTLLRREILASPRPVTLIPTAPLTNIALLLRTHPEVVRNIERIVFMGGAVATGNATPVAEFNVWHDPEAAAVLLTAGVPITMYGLDVFERVIVPAADVQRLRASSEPSLRMAGELLAHRDPATSGDPTPTGGLGDAGAVCAVVDPGGLSTELLPVEVSLAPGPTRGQTVVDRRPRPGESEIHGGEREVTLVDVALGVDVDRYVKLWLTAVEGV; from the coding sequence GTGACCGGTCAGCCCATCCCGGTGATCATCGACTGCGACACCGGTGTCGACGACGCCCTGGCCCTGCTGTTCGCCGTACGGCATCCCGGCATCGATCTGCGCGCGGTCACCTGTGTCGCCGGGAACACCGACGTCGACGGCGTGGTCCGCAACACGCTGACCGTCCTCGAGCAGGCCGGGGCCGGTGACATCCCGGTCGCCCGGGGCGCCGCGCGGCCGCTGATCGAGCCCGTGCGCACCGCGCAGCACGTGCACGGGCAGGACGGCATGGGCGACCTGGGGCTGCCCGCGCCGACCCGGGTGGCGGTGGACGTGGACGCGGTGACGCTGCTCAGGCGGGAGATCCTCGCCTCGCCGAGGCCGGTCACCCTGATCCCGACCGCGCCGCTGACGAACATCGCCCTGCTGCTGCGCACTCACCCCGAAGTGGTGCGCAACATCGAGCGGATCGTGTTCATGGGCGGCGCGGTGGCCACCGGGAACGCCACGCCCGTCGCGGAGTTCAACGTCTGGCACGACCCCGAGGCGGCCGCCGTCCTGCTCACCGCGGGCGTGCCGATCACCATGTACGGCCTGGACGTCTTCGAGCGGGTCATCGTCCCGGCGGCGGACGTCCAGCGGCTGCGCGCCAGTTCGGAACCCTCCCTCCGCATGGCGGGCGAACTCCTCGCCCACCGCGACCCGGCCACCTCCGGCGATCCCACCCCCACCGGCGGCCTCGGCGACGCGGGCGCGGTCTGCGCGGTCGTCGACCCCGGGGGCCTGAGCACCGAACTCCTCCCGGTGGAGGTCTCGTTGGCCCCCGGCCCGACCCGCGGCCAGACCGTCGTCGACCGCCGCCCGCGGCCCGGCGAGTCCGAGATCCACGGCGGCGAGCGCGAAGTCACCCTCGTGGACGTGGCGTTGGGCGTGGACGTGGACCGCTACGTGAAGCTGTGGCTGACGGCGGTGGAGGGGGTCTAG
- a CDS encoding HoxN/HupN/NixA family nickel/cobalt transporter — MTDPALPESAAASFRWRREDTVKTVGLMAAIAALHVVAFGILFLLVVPEHYEVGDKAFGIGLGITAYTLGMRHAFDADHIAAIDNTTRKLMADGKRPVSGGFWFALGHSSVVVLLAALIAGGTQLAGKVMNEGSSTHQVLGFLGTTVSGSFLYVIAALNLVALLGILKVFRAMRAGTYDEKELEQHLDSRGFMNRILGRLTKSITRPGQMYPLGFLFGLGFDTATEVTLMVMAGSGAAAGLPWYAILCLPLLFAAGMSLFDTLDGTFMNFAYQWAFSNPVRKVFYNLAITGLSIAVAFFIGTIELVGVLHDKFDLSDALTTWIADIDLDNVGYIIVGLFVVVWAAAISYWRLAKVEQRWTPRAAEATAD; from the coding sequence ATGACCGACCCTGCCCTGCCCGAGAGCGCCGCCGCCTCCTTCCGCTGGCGCCGCGAGGACACCGTCAAGACGGTCGGTCTGATGGCCGCGATCGCCGCCCTGCACGTCGTAGCGTTCGGCATCCTCTTCCTGCTCGTCGTCCCGGAGCACTACGAGGTGGGCGACAAGGCCTTCGGCATCGGACTCGGCATCACCGCCTACACCCTCGGCATGCGGCACGCCTTCGACGCCGACCACATCGCCGCGATCGACAACACCACCCGCAAGCTGATGGCCGACGGAAAACGGCCGGTGTCGGGAGGGTTCTGGTTCGCGCTCGGGCACTCCAGTGTCGTGGTCCTGCTCGCCGCACTGATCGCCGGCGGCACCCAGCTGGCCGGCAAGGTCATGAACGAGGGCTCAAGTACCCACCAGGTGCTGGGATTTCTCGGTACGACGGTCTCCGGTTCGTTCCTCTACGTCATCGCCGCCCTCAACCTGGTCGCCCTGCTGGGCATCCTGAAGGTCTTCCGGGCGATGCGGGCGGGGACGTACGACGAGAAGGAGCTGGAGCAGCATCTCGACTCGCGCGGCTTCATGAACCGGATCCTCGGGCGGCTCACCAAGTCCATCACCCGGCCCGGCCAGATGTATCCGCTGGGCTTCCTCTTCGGGCTCGGCTTCGACACCGCCACCGAGGTCACGCTGATGGTGATGGCGGGCTCGGGGGCGGCGGCCGGGCTGCCCTGGTACGCGATCCTCTGCCTGCCGCTGCTGTTCGCCGCCGGGATGAGCCTGTTCGACACCCTCGACGGCACGTTCATGAACTTCGCCTACCAGTGGGCGTTCTCCAACCCGGTGCGCAAGGTGTTCTACAACCTCGCCATCACCGGGCTGTCCATCGCCGTCGCGTTCTTCATCGGCACGATCGAGCTGGTCGGCGTCCTGCACGACAAGTTCGACCTCAGCGACGCCCTCACCACCTGGATCGCCGACATCGACCTCGACAACGTCGGTTACATCATCGTCGGCCTGTTCGTGGTGGTGTGGGCGGCGGCGATCAGCTACTGGCGGCTCGCGAAGGTGGAGCAGCGGTGGACACCACGGGCCGCCGAGGCGACGGCCGACTGA
- a CDS encoding ArsR/SmtB family transcription factor: MHLVPADRADRRTIDGHRVCDAIAAIGDPGHVRAWSDRFALLADPNRLSLLLALHRTGPLAVSDLAIATGMNDPAVSQALRLLRAAGVVAGEKEGRVVRYSVVDEGVRGLLEQVS, translated from the coding sequence ATGCATCTCGTCCCGGCCGACCGCGCGGACCGCCGCACCATCGACGGACACCGGGTGTGCGACGCCATCGCCGCGATCGGTGACCCCGGCCATGTCCGCGCCTGGTCGGACCGGTTCGCCCTCCTGGCCGACCCCAACCGCCTCTCCCTGCTCCTCGCCCTGCACCGGACCGGCCCCCTGGCCGTCTCCGACCTCGCGATCGCCACGGGCATGAACGACCCCGCCGTGTCCCAGGCACTGCGGCTGCTGCGGGCGGCCGGCGTGGTGGCGGGGGAGAAGGAGGGGCGGGTCGTGCGGTACTCGGTGGTGGACGAGGGGGTACGGGGGTTGCTGGAGCAGGTGTCCTGA
- a CDS encoding DUF397 domain-containing protein encodes MPHFEFVKSSHSGGNAGQECVEVARNIPATVAVRDSKHPDGPVLHLNPGTWRPFLRSLHSEQA; translated from the coding sequence GTGCCGCACTTCGAGTTCGTCAAGTCCAGCCACAGCGGCGGCAACGCCGGCCAGGAGTGCGTCGAAGTCGCCCGCAACATACCCGCCACCGTGGCCGTCCGTGACAGCAAGCACCCCGACGGCCCGGTCCTCCACCTCAACCCCGGAACCTGGCGCCCCTTCCTGCGCTCGCTGCACAGCGAACAGGCCTGA
- a CDS encoding DUF397 domain-containing protein, producing MSHYDFRKSSYSSGDAHGECVEVARNIPTTVAVRDTKHPDGPVLLVLPGAWRPFLDSLHSERA from the coding sequence GTGTCCCACTACGACTTCAGGAAGTCCTCTTACAGCAGCGGCGACGCACACGGCGAGTGCGTCGAAGTCGCCCGCAACATACCCACCACCGTGGCCGTCCGCGACACCAAGCACCCCGACGGCCCGGTACTCCTCGTCCTGCCCGGCGCCTGGCGCCCCTTCCTGGACTCCCTGCACAGCGAACGGGCCTGA